The genomic interval CATGTTCCGTTTCCGTCATCACCAGTGCTTGTTAAGGCCACCATATACTCGATATTTTCAATATTTTTACTGATTGTATTATGTAATAGTTCAAAAAGGTATCTGTCTAAAATATCAAAGGGATAGGTATAGCTGCTAATAACAGTAACATATTCATCTACACCGTAACAAAAATAGAAAACAAGATAATTCTTTTTTAATATGCTATCCTGATTATTTTTGTTAAAAATTGCAGATTCCCCTGTTTCTTTAGTTTCTTCGACTAATTCATGTAACTCTTCGGGTATAGCTCCGTTATATACATTATATGAAAACGTGGCATGGAGCGGGGGGTTTTTGTATCCCGCTTGAATCTCTGCTAAAAAATACTCTAATACCTCTTTATAATCGATGATTGAATCATTTAAAAATTCAAGTGTCCTTCCGGTCGCATGATCACTAGTCAAATAGGCCATAAGCTTAGCTTTAGTTCCGCTGATTTCAACAGTTTCAATAGCTGCTTGTTCAATATTGTCTACTTCAAATTCCATATTAAAAAACTTAAATCTTTTTAAACGTTTAAAGGCAACAGGAATTATTAAAAATAAAAGCATCCAAATTAAAAGTAAAAAGAGTCCTCGAAAGATAATTTTATTAAAATTGGATTCAACAATAGGTTTAACTAAAATAGTTAACCATGTTTCTTTCTCTTGGGAACTACTGCTTGAAGGACTTTCTATTGTTTTTACATTCGATTTTGCCTCAGATGATTCATTCTTTTCTGATTGTAAAAAGAGTTCTTTTGGATTCTCTTTGAGAGTATGTTGAAAAAGTAGAAGTGAAGCAAGTATCATCCAAATTAAAATCAGAATTATCCCCGAAGTGTATAAATATGGAATTAAAAAATTAATCCATTGAAAAAATGATCTTCTTTCCTCATTCTCAGTATTAATGCGAGGCACTATTTTCCCTCCTTTTTTTCATTCTATCGAAATGTCTTCTATCTAACAATAGATTGTAAACCATCTAATCTTAAAAGTTTATTAACTATATTAGAAAATCTAAATCGCGTATTTATTTCTTTTCTGCATTTAAACTTACCGATAAGAAAAACCCTATTTTCTTTATTTACAGCACCTTTTAAGAAATTTGGATATCTATATTAAAGTTTATAAGAGATTGTGAAGGTTTGTACGTAAACTACTATGTAAGAATGTATTTTCTGTGGTGAGACATAGCTTTATGGTAGGCTAATGGGACAGGTTAGTTAAATGGCGAATGATTCGATTGAATAAAGAATACATGATAAAATGGGGACGAGTGAAGAAAAATAGTATAGACTTCTAAAATATAGATACCTTTCGACAAATAGAAAGGAAGGAGCGGGAGTACATGGATATAAAAGTGAATTACAAGATAATAAAAGAAATGTGCGGTACCGTCTCCTTCAAAAGAGGAGACTCTTTTTATCGAGCGAGTAAAGTAACATTTAACCAGTATAGCTCTGATTTCTGTGAAGCCACCGTTAATGGAACGGAAGATTTTCATGTCACAATTGAAAAAGACGGGACAGGGAACATTCAGACGAAATGCAGCTGTCCTACGCTGCCGAATTTTCAAAAGTGTTGCCAACACATTGCGGCAGTTTTATTAGCTATTTATGAACATCAACGTCAAGGAACGTTTCCTATCGATGTACAAGGCATGCAATCCAATCATGGAGAGCTGACAGAAGAATTCATAACGCTCTTCAATGACAGACCAACTCGAACAAGTGGACATCAGCTTCATTTTGAAAAAAGAGAAGTACTTGATGTCATGTTTACCTGTAAACCGTTCTCCATCGGGAACGGTCAGTACTTGTTTGGAATAGAAGTAAAGATTGGTCATATGAAGCTACAAAATATTCGAGGCTTTCTACAGAACGTAAAACATGGGGAACCTAGTACACTATCCTCTACATTTAGGTATAATCCAAGCCTTCATTGCTTTTCAAACGATTCAGATGCAGTTATTCATCAACTCATCCGGGTCGTCCAGGATGAAAAGTCCTTTTTGGAAGCATTACCGAACCTTTCTGACTGTACAGTTCGTAATCAAACATTACTTATTCCACCATCCACTTGGATGGGGCTCGTTCCTTTACTTACAAAGACCCCATTGGTAACGATTGAGCATAATGGTCATTCTTTTGAAAGCCTGCGAATTCTGGATGGACCACCTCCTCTACAGTTTACATTTGAAGAAATCGAAGGTGACGATTACCAATTGACGATTAGAGGCTTTGACCGAATGGTCGTTTTGAATTTCTATAGTTCTGTGCTATGTGACGGAATAGTCTTTCAGTTAGAAGGACAGGACTGTGAACGATTATCCAAACTAAAGCAAATGCTAGCATCTCCGGATACGAATCACATTCCGATTCCACATGAACAAATGGATTTTTTTCTAAAAAAGATTGTACCAGGTCTGAAAAAAATTGGTGATGTTCAACTGTCTAAAGCGTTATCTCAAGAGATTACGAAAACGCCGCTTGTTGCCAAGCTTTATTTGGATCGTCTGAAAAATCGACTGCTGGCAGGACTAGAATTTCAATATGAAAATGTTGTTATTCAACCATTAGAAAGCCGAGACATCCCAACAGGACCAATGATTATAAGGAATCTGGAAAAGGAAGAGGAAATCCTTCAGCTCATGGAGGGGAGCGGGTTTTCCAAAACAGAGGGCGGTTATTATATGCAAAATGAAGCACTGGAATATGAATTTTTATATCATGTTGTTCCAAAGCTTCATCCACTCGTCCAAATTTATGCGACAACAGCTGTTCGAAATCGCATCGTGAGAAAGAATGCTCATCCAAAAATTAGAGTGAAGGTTAAAAAAGAACGCACCAATTGGCTGGAATTCAAATTTGAGATGGACGGAATTGCTGACAAACAGATTCGGGAGATTTTAGCAGCACTAGAAGAAAAGCGAAAATATTACCGCCTTCCAAATGGATCACTTCTATCTCTTGAGACAAAGGAAATGAAAGAAATCCATCGTTTTCTGAATGAAGTTCCGGTTCAGGATGAAAACTTTGAAGCTAGTCTAAATATGCCTATTATTCAAAGTCTTAAACACCTTGATTTTATTGATGATAGTCAAGTCTTCACAGTAGAGGAATCGTTCAGTCAGTTTCTTGATCATATACTTAACCCAGGTAACTTGAATTTTGAGGTGCCGCAAAGTTTAGATAACATATTAAGGGACTATCAAAAACACGGATATAAATGGATGAAAATAATCGCTAGCTATGGATTTGGCGGTGTTCTAGCCGATGATATGGGGCTTGGCAAAACGTTGCAAAGTATTACTTTTATTGTTTCTGAGCTTTCAAGCATTCGTGATAGGAGTCTTCCAGTTCTCATTGTTTGCCCGTCATCCTTAACGTATAACTGGCTACATGAAATGATGAAATTTGCTCCTAATCTTCAAGCAATCGTCCTAGATGGGAATAAAGCGGATCGAAAAAAGCTACAAAAGGATATCAAAAATATAGATGTCATTATTACGTCCTATCCGTTACTACGTCAGGATATAAAGTGGTATGAGGATCAAACGTTTCATACTGTTTTCTTTGATGAGGCACAGACATTTAAAAATCCATTGACCCAAACGGCTCGAGCTGTTAAAAGAATACAGGCAAATAATCGTTTCGGCCTTACAGGAACACCGGTGGAAAACTCACTTGAAGAGCTTTGGTCGATTTATCATATTGTCTTTCCACAGCTATTCCAAGGATTAAAGGAATATAGTCATCTTTCAAGGAAAACAATTGCTCGAAGGGTTCGTCCTTTTTTATTTCGTAGAATAAAAGAGGAGGTACTTGCCGAGTTACCTGAAAAAATTGAGTCGCTTGAAGTATCAGAGCTGCTGCCTGAACAAAAGAAGCTCTATGCAGCATATTTGGCGAAGCTGCGACATGATACATTGAAACACCTGGACAAGGATACTATTCGAAAAAACCGTATTAGAATTTTAGCGGGATTGACAAGATTGCGACAAATTTGTTGTCACCCTGCCTTGTTTGTAGATGGCTATACGGGAAGCTCAGCAAAATACGAGCAGTTGCTACAAATACTAGAGGAATCAAGACTTTCTGGAAGAAGGGTGTTAATATTTTCCCAATTCACAAAAATGCTTGAGCTGATAGGTAGAGAGATAACAATGCGAGGTCAAACGTATTTTTATCTTGATGGACAAACCCCTTCAGAAGAAAGAGTGGAAATCTGCAATCGATTTAATGATGGTGAGCGAGATTTGTTTCTTATTTCTCTAAAAGCAGGAGGTACAGGGTTAAACCTAACAGGTGCGGATACAGTCATCTTATATGATCTTTGGTGGAATCCTGCGGTCGAGGAGCAAGCGGCAGACCGTGCTCATCGAATTGGTCAGAAAAATGTTGTACAGGTTATCAAGCTTGTTGCCCGTGGCACAATAGAAGAAAAAATGAATGAGCTCCAAGAAAAAAAGAGAGAGCTTATTGCAGACATTATCGATTCAGAAGAAAAAGCATCAGTCATTTTAACCGAAGAGGATATTCGTGAAATTTTGATGATATAAAAAATATAAGAGAGGCACTACTTTCGTACGGAGTAGTGCTTTTTTAACGTTTTAGGGCGGGTTATTAGCTTACTTTTATTTTAAGGAACATTGGTTTATATAAATTAAGAAGAATATCTACATCTTTAAACAAAATAATACAGAGACGAATGGAGGACGATACTGACATGGAGAGCGTATCAAATGTAGATAAATTGGAATCAATAAAATCCTTCCAATCAACAATTAGAAAACTTGAAAAAACCTTGGCTACGATGACTCAGAAAGGCGCAAATACTGCCTTAGTAAAGAAACGACTCAAAGCTAGTTATATCGGCTTAGCCATGCTGGAAAACGTTTGGAATCAAAGACTCCATCATTACACCCTGGAAGATTTAGCGGAAGCCCGCAATGTTCTTACTGGTTTATTTCCATCAATTGAGAACAGTTATGCTAAGTTAAAGGCAGGTAGTCCCCAAAAAACGCTTTTAGAACGAAGAATTAAAGCGTTGGATCTAGCTGTTCAAGCGATTGACGACCTTTCCAATGGAATAGCTAAATAGAGTAATCGAAAGGGATTTCCAATCCTAATTCAAGCCATAAAAATTACTTATTAAAAACTGGTTCCTACCGTTACAAAAAGCCATATATATAGAATAAAAGCCTAACAGGAGTAGATATTCATTGGACAAACAAAATAGCCGATTTAGATGGGTTGTATTTGCTTCTGTATTGTTTACTTATTTATTAATGTCAAGCCAACGTACTGCTCCGGGATTGATTATCGACCAAGTAATGTTGGATTTTAATGTAACAGCAACAACAATTGGGTTACTGACAAGTATCCAATTTTTTGTGTATACGGGTTTGCAAATTCCGATGGGGATTTTGGCTGATCGTTTTGGACCCAATTTCTTTCTAATTATTGGTGCAATCCTTACAGGTTTAGGTACAATCCTTTATAGCTTTGGCACGAATGAATTTTTCTTATTTTTTTCCAGAATTTTAACCGGGACGGGGGATGCGACCATCTGGGTCAATATGGTGTTAATTTTGAGCCAATGGTTTAATGCAAAGGAATTTACACGATTAATTGGTATAGCAGCAATGACGGGAAGCCTTGGTTTCCTTTTGGCGACAGTTCCTTTCTCCTTATTGATTGACTTCCTTGGTTGGAGGGCAGCATTTTTTTTAGCGGGACTACTGCTATGCTTATGTGGCATTCTCCTTTATTTTGTACTTTTAAAAAAACCAAAACAATCGGTATTTATAAAAAATGAAGTACAACGTGAAAAAACATTGGTTTTACTACGAAGAATATTTTCGAATCGGCAAGCATGGGCTTTATTCTTTTGTCACTTTGGAATTGTTGGAACGTATGTTGGATTTATCAGTTCGTGGGGAGTGCCCTATGGGATGAATGTGTATGGAATGACACGTTCAGATGCGAGTCAACTTATTATGATTGGTCTGATCGGGGCACTTATTGGTGCTCCTCTAGCTAGTTGGATTTCTAGTCAGTTAGAAACAATTAAATGGCCGTATGTTGTTGTTCATATCATTCTTTTATCGACTTGGTCAATCTTTCTTTTATTTAATGGGAATCCTCCATTTTTCTTGTTAACTATACTTTTCTTTATTATTGGCCTTGCATATGGGGCAAATGCCTTAACTTTTGCTGCCGTTCGTCAATCTTTTCCTATCATAGAATCTGGTATTGTCTCTGGGTTTGCGAATACGGGTGGATTTCTAAGTGCCGTATTGCTGCCAAGTATTTTTGGAAAACTATTGGATTATTTTCAAACTGCTTCAGGTAGTATAAGCGATGGATACTACTATGGTTTCATCACTCCAGTTATCTTCTCCATGATTGGCCTGATTGGAGTGCTTTTGATTAAGGAAAAGCGCCAGCTGCAGGAGGTAAAGTCAATATCTACTTATTTTAAATAGTGTCGCTAAAATACTGTAATCTGGTTAATTTCTATTTAAAATCTTTACAAGTGCCATACTTCAAGAAGGGAGTATGGCTATTCTTATTAAAGTAAAAAGAAGCAGGTCAGTTGAATAATTCTGCTGATTGTTGAAAAAGTATATTTCCGCAGATGAAGGTACTACTGCTAAGTATTTAAAGTCATATGAAGTAATGCATTCTTTATTTGAAATTGATAATGATCCATTAATTACATATGAAAATAAATTATATATTGAATGGGGAAAGGCATCTGTGAAATGGTCTCAAAAAGGAACTAATGAAAAAATCATTACACAGTTAGTGAATACAAGTCAATTTGTCTTTCCAGGATACGAAAATTGTACAGGGATAATAAAATTGTTTAAAAAACGCCAGTCATGTTATTGTTATTCAACAATCGGGCCAGATTGTGGAACAACACTTAAAAAGGTAATTGGTATACAGAGAAGAAGATTGTCAAGAAATGTACTTAAGCTAACGGGAGTTTAGTTGAAGTACATTCCTTCACAAAGTTAGAATGAATAATGAATTCATGCAAATTAACATACTAAGACCAAATAATTCGAACATGAGGTGAGTATGATGAATCGGGTCGGAAAATATGCCATTCAAAAAGATATGGACGAAACGGAATTGTTGAAAATGGTACTTGAACTTCCGGAAAAAGATAAAATGTTAATGTGGTCAGAGGGGTATATCGACCTTGTTATTAATAAATTGCCGGAGTATGGTAAGGATATTTTGGTGATTCGCAAAGATAAATGGGAAGATACGAAAGCCTATTACCAAGACCAACTTGACGACATCCTTTCAAAAGAAGAAGTAAAAATGAAAATGAAGAGCGAACGAAAAGAATTCGCTCTTTTTGTCATGGAGAATTTTAAGAAGTTTCAATCTTTACTCTTTTTGTGTTATGACGGTAATTTAAAAGATGTTGATTTAAGAAAATTCATTTACCGGAAGAGATATGGAACAAGAAAAAATTATTTAAAATAAGAAAAAAATAAACTATCGAGGGCGTTAGTTCAAGAAGAACAGTCACTTCTTACACTAACGAATACAGGTTAGTGTAAGAAGAACTGGCTAAAATATTCTTATAGGTAGTATTGATATAATTAGTAAATGGAGGCAAATGATGAACTTTTTTGATTGGAAAATCGAAATGGCAGACGGTTTAAAACCGTATATAGATATTAAAAATAAAAGAATGGCTATTCTTACAACTGAGGATGATGAAATTCATATGGCTTTAGAATTTGATGAAAACAACAATTTAGTTATGCACCCAAGATGGAATATAAACATTATTATCTTAGGTGATAAACATTTGAAATTCACTACAAATTCATAAAGTTATTCTTCAAGTAACGGGTAAAACGTACTTAAAAGAAAGCTACAAGCAATTTCGTTTGGTTATAACCGTAATTAAAAAGAATAGGTGATTTAGGCGGTACAGTATTTTGGGGAAGTGCAGATTTTAAAGAACAACTGTTAACTTCTAGATTAAGCGAACGTTGATAATCGATCATTCTCATTTGCATTAGAATCCCACCTTAAAGATTTTTTAGCAAGGAATTTACATAGTATTTCAATTGGAGGACAAAATTTATCATCGTATTATGATCAAAATAATCGAGTTGGTATAGAGTATTAAACTGACATAGGTCCAATAGATATTCTAGCTGCAGATGAAACTGTATTGAACTTAAAGTAGGAAGTGGTTGTTTCAAGAAGTGTCATTTGGAGCTAACCATTTTTCTTTATTGATGTGAATATAATGGGAATATACACTTGACTGTAGTTTGAATAAGAAAGTGAGCGGGGAATTTTGAAGATATCTGAGGTACATGAAAGGTATTTGTTTACAAATGAAGAAAGAGGATTACATAAATAAAAAGACTGTACATTTACCCTTTGAAATTATTCCAGATGAGATATTTCAAAGGGTAAAAGCATACGATTACAAATAATATACAGTGTGAGAAACTAGAAACAAAAAACAGCATCTGGAGCAATATGATATTTTAAAATAATTATCCTATGGTCATAACCCGTTATTTTTAGCATTTTATCCAAATTTGCACATACTAATATAATAATTAAAGTGTGAAATCAACTTACTTTTATTTGTTTTTTTTAAGGAACACTCGTTTATATATATAATAAAAAAAATGCCTATAATTAAGAAGAATATCTACATTTATTATTTTTGATTAATAACAGATCTAGACAAATATGAAACCCAAATAGTAAGATTATCTGATTGTGCTATTCGTGATGTAATGTATAACCAATTACACAACAAGTGACTAAAGCGTGAAATTCTATTTATCTTATCGTGTCTAGGTTATGCGGGTTAAAGGAAAAGAATATTTACCACGATTAGCCGAGATTATTTACAAACAAAAATATGAAATCGGAAAATATATAAATTATAAAAGAATGAATATGTCGCAGCATTCAAAAGAACAAATGATGTTTATAGAAAATTTATTAAACTATGAAGAATTCGATACTTTTTGTGATATGGATGTGGGGGATAGTTATAATATAGGTTATTTTATTTTTTTACATTTTTCTAGTTTACATAATATATATTCTTGGTAGTCGTTTTTTTATTAGATATCAAGTCTCAAAAACTAAGATTACTTATGATATTGAGACGAGATGAATTTTTTATGTTTATTTTTATAAATAAATTAAATTACTTAAAATAAATACGACCAGCCATTTATTTAAGTAATTATTGGTGGTCGTATAAATCATCAAAAAATTAATTAATACTTAATACAATGATTATTATTTTTTAATATTTAAGTAGTTTGTTATAAAAAGCTCCTTAGGAAATTAATTTAAGTATAATATTTTTCCG from Peribacillus asahii carries:
- a CDS encoding DEAD/DEAH box helicase, whose protein sequence is MDIKVNYKIIKEMCGTVSFKRGDSFYRASKVTFNQYSSDFCEATVNGTEDFHVTIEKDGTGNIQTKCSCPTLPNFQKCCQHIAAVLLAIYEHQRQGTFPIDVQGMQSNHGELTEEFITLFNDRPTRTSGHQLHFEKREVLDVMFTCKPFSIGNGQYLFGIEVKIGHMKLQNIRGFLQNVKHGEPSTLSSTFRYNPSLHCFSNDSDAVIHQLIRVVQDEKSFLEALPNLSDCTVRNQTLLIPPSTWMGLVPLLTKTPLVTIEHNGHSFESLRILDGPPPLQFTFEEIEGDDYQLTIRGFDRMVVLNFYSSVLCDGIVFQLEGQDCERLSKLKQMLASPDTNHIPIPHEQMDFFLKKIVPGLKKIGDVQLSKALSQEITKTPLVAKLYLDRLKNRLLAGLEFQYENVVIQPLESRDIPTGPMIIRNLEKEEEILQLMEGSGFSKTEGGYYMQNEALEYEFLYHVVPKLHPLVQIYATTAVRNRIVRKNAHPKIRVKVKKERTNWLEFKFEMDGIADKQIREILAALEEKRKYYRLPNGSLLSLETKEMKEIHRFLNEVPVQDENFEASLNMPIIQSLKHLDFIDDSQVFTVEESFSQFLDHILNPGNLNFEVPQSLDNILRDYQKHGYKWMKIIASYGFGGVLADDMGLGKTLQSITFIVSELSSIRDRSLPVLIVCPSSLTYNWLHEMMKFAPNLQAIVLDGNKADRKKLQKDIKNIDVIITSYPLLRQDIKWYEDQTFHTVFFDEAQTFKNPLTQTARAVKRIQANNRFGLTGTPVENSLEELWSIYHIVFPQLFQGLKEYSHLSRKTIARRVRPFLFRRIKEEVLAELPEKIESLEVSELLPEQKKLYAAYLAKLRHDTLKHLDKDTIRKNRIRILAGLTRLRQICCHPALFVDGYTGSSAKYEQLLQILEESRLSGRRVLIFSQFTKMLELIGREITMRGQTYFYLDGQTPSEERVEICNRFNDGERDLFLISLKAGGTGLNLTGADTVILYDLWWNPAVEEQAADRAHRIGQKNVVQVIKLVARGTIEEKMNELQEKKRELIADIIDSEEKASVILTEEDIREILMI
- a CDS encoding MFS transporter; translated protein: MDKQNSRFRWVVFASVLFTYLLMSSQRTAPGLIIDQVMLDFNVTATTIGLLTSIQFFVYTGLQIPMGILADRFGPNFFLIIGAILTGLGTILYSFGTNEFFLFFSRILTGTGDATIWVNMVLILSQWFNAKEFTRLIGIAAMTGSLGFLLATVPFSLLIDFLGWRAAFFLAGLLLCLCGILLYFVLLKKPKQSVFIKNEVQREKTLVLLRRIFSNRQAWALFFCHFGIVGTYVGFISSWGVPYGMNVYGMTRSDASQLIMIGLIGALIGAPLASWISSQLETIKWPYVVVHIILLSTWSIFLLFNGNPPFFLLTILFFIIGLAYGANALTFAAVRQSFPIIESGIVSGFANTGGFLSAVLLPSIFGKLLDYFQTASGSISDGYYYGFITPVIFSMIGLIGVLLIKEKRQLQEVKSISTYFK